From the genome of Psychrobacter sp. M13:
TTCCAAAATACCCTCATATATCTGCGCTAACTTGCCCAAATCATCGACCTCAACTTTTTCATCGACTTGATGAATCGTCGCGTTACGCACACCCAGCTCAACCACTTGCGCGCCAGTCGGGGCGATAAAGCGTCCGTCGGATGTGCCACCAGAAGTAGATAACGTGGTATCCGTACCCGTAACTGATTTAATCGCTTGCTGGCAAGCTGAGACTAATTTGCCTTCAGGCGTTAAGAACGGATTACCTGATAGCTTCCATTCAATCTCATAGTTGGCTTTGCTATCGCTAAAGTGCTTATCAAATATCGCATGGGTTTTCTCTTTCAGTTCCTCTTCAGTAGTTTCCGTTGAAAAGCGAAAGTTGAACACTGCATCAAGCGTTTCAGGAATGACATTAGTCGCGCCTGTACCGCTATTGATATTGGAAATTTGCAAGGAAGTCGCTGGGAAATAGCCATTACCGTTATCCCAAGTCGCAGCCGTTAGCTCGCTAAGCGCTGCCGTCGCCGCATGAATAGGATTACTTGCCAAATGCGGATAGGCGACATGACCTTGCTTACCTGTGACCGTCAACCATGCACCCAGTGAGCCACGACGACCATTTTTTATAATATCACCGAGAGTATCGGTGCTTGATGGCTCGCCGACTAAGCAGTAAGTTATTTTTTCTTGACGAGCTTCTAAGGTTTCTATGACTTTTACTGTGCCATTGATGGATGGCCCTTCTTCATCGGAAGTAATCAAAAAGGCAATTGAGCCTTTGTGCTCAGGATAGTTAGCGACAAAGCGCTCGGCGGCGACAGTAAAAGCAGCAATACCTGTTTTCATATCAGCAGCGCCACGCGCCCATAGATAACCATCTGCAATAGTTGGGGTAAATGGCGGATAAGTCCAATTATTGACATCGCCTGTTGGCACGACATCAGTATGCCCTGCAAAGCAAATCACAGGGTCACTTGTCCCGCGCCTTGCCCATAAGTTTTTGACTTCAGCATGTTCACCCGTCTGGTCTCTATCGCCAAAGTACATAAACTCACAATCAAAGCCTGCCTGTGTCAAACGCTCAGATAAAATATCTTGGCAGCCATCATCATCAGGGGTGACTGAGGGACGTTCCAGTAAAGCGATGCTAAGATCTAAAGTGGCTTGTTGGTGGGTCTGTGATAGAGTATTTTCGTTATTATTTGACATGAGTAACCTTTATATATGAATTATTTCGTAGCGTAGGTGGTAACCCTGAGAAGCGTTAAAAAATTGCACTGCAATTTTAGCTTTGCAAGGAAAATTCTTTAAGTAGAATTTTCATAAAACTTTGTAATATCATACGTTTTATAATAAGTTAAAATTTAGAAGTTAACTAATTATCCTCAACAAATGGCACCAAGCCATCGCGCCGCATCCATGTCGCGATAGAGTAACGCTGGCGATGGGCGATTTGTACTTGATGTTGTAAGTCACTATCAAAAATGACTAAACGATTGGCAACGGGACTTACCTCATGATGAATGCCATGATTGTCCACGACTTCTAATGCGCCACCATCCATATTCTCCCAATTATCATTGAGATAGAACACCGATGAGATAACGCGCTCATCGCGCCCAG
Proteins encoded in this window:
- the dapE gene encoding succinyl-diaminopimelate desuccinylase gives rise to the protein MSNNNENTLSQTHQQATLDLSIALLERPSVTPDDDGCQDILSERLTQAGFDCEFMYFGDRDQTGEHAEVKNLWARRGTSDPVICFAGHTDVVPTGDVNNWTYPPFTPTIADGYLWARGAADMKTGIAAFTVAAERFVANYPEHKGSIAFLITSDEEGPSINGTVKVIETLEARQEKITYCLVGEPSSTDTLGDIIKNGRRGSLGAWLTVTGKQGHVAYPHLASNPIHAATAALSELTAATWDNGNGYFPATSLQISNINSGTGATNVIPETLDAVFNFRFSTETTEEELKEKTHAIFDKHFSDSKANYEIEWKLSGNPFLTPEGKLVSACQQAIKSVTGTDTTLSTSGGTSDGRFIAPTGAQVVELGVRNATIHQVDEKVEVDDLGKLAQIYEGILEGLLLDNGLI